One Trichoplusia ni isolate ovarian cell line Hi5 chromosome 6, tn1, whole genome shotgun sequence DNA segment encodes these proteins:
- the LOC113494754 gene encoding 39S ribosomal protein L12, mitochondrial, producing MMNGIRIIRNLPIQWRSFSRCAVLLQEVTHSGTPPLTIPVPEGVDKPVSPKIEKIVSEITNLNLLEVSELSQVLKKRLNLPDAPVMPVGGFAVAAPAVQDEEEAAPKVVKTSFTVKLTKFDDKQKVALIKEVKNLLEGFNLVQAKKFVESVPTVVKADISKDEAEKLKEVLTKVGAVIEIE from the exons ATGATGAATGGTATTAGGATTATTAGAAATCTGCCCATCCAGTGGCGTTCGTTTTCAAGATG TGCCGTCTTACTTCAAGAAGTAACTCATTCAGGCACCCCTCCTCTTACCATACCAGTCCCAGAGGGTGTCGACAAACCAGTATCCcccaaaattgaaaaaattgtatCAGAAATCACCAACTTAAACCTCCTCGAAGTTTCTGAACTCAGCCAGGTTTTAAAGAAGAGGCTTAATCTACCTGACGCTCCCGTTATGCCAGTTGGAGGGTTTGCTGTAGCCGCTCCAGCAGTACAGGATGAGGAAGAAGCTGCCCCTAAAGTCGTTAAGACCAGTTTCACT GTCAAACTTACGAAGTTTGATGATAAACAGAAGGTAGCACTCATCAAAGAAGTCAAAAATCTGCTGGAAGGATTTAACCTTGTGCAAGCCAAGAAATTTGTTGAAAGCGTACCCACAGTTGTCAAGGCTGATATATCCAAAGACGAGGCAGAGAAACTAAAGGAAGTATTAACAAAAGTTGGTGCTGTCATAGAAATAGAATAG
- the LOC113494749 gene encoding uncharacterized protein LOC113494749 isoform X1 has protein sequence MCQLSLPLGKMEVNKYLKKFKLLLEYVIEGKVALNQRNVEKLLLFLEDQSDNSPGKYLLATPLFSDLICALIQNLPNATTAVKVFFTEIITIIFKNELQFNKLQMQGFQSVAIKNCILDNLDTNFNFPCPVLHLTCIKMAAAQISHCSGVHLLLENKVWIPILRPNIHQKPGRIAQAAYKFVSQLIFKLNTCDMETELIEVLEYVVKPITTSEYLELEVIDPKTDEVLSEKIKTFLNALLVILIDTGDVENNHIATLLRSYFLIDHVLCNIIIATRFTNMITLLNDIGFRLNYATTRKMLFTNKADEFCNEMSVYYNNVISQCIKKREVRAITDFSVKCIIFWFNFEKTYRNNSSIKFPLTFERNGQKFELPNQLIVHMSEPLLAYAYFNQPPNRENTFEQFVDDFILKVSKTVTDHIIASCYLMKTLLQGSDLKRVAIETTKELFRLKGYLSTSQAGIVFQSLYHALNLYIVSDGEGRLIINENPIKCANDEKLLTLILDLTRMLLIEHNISWYENVEIVSLQEGLMNLLKQNILNSKQIVKALDLIDICVRKFLSPNMSLLVESQQDSTLNEIGALMKTYLQHDDWEVKDSALNLLRSCTEICFIKYIPLQKVIRENDLMFFAANMALADPEFYVQTMALKCLTATTKIESIWREVVHRYPHINLHLVYILRNNPEGMVRTEAARVLTGIYSNQKVDQNFQKTLYEVMLSAALNDLHSEVQSAALVFWNKFIQKQLAHRGMFDGKFPSVTFSKEKRKIITLNDQEIERQLTSIMNDLSAAGCLTVLLECMNEVNDIEIMQHAYCMSKKLIGILDTYKFRKNVDNPSTTTQPTEEIKQEEDVAMDLTYSASSDELRNQVIEGILKTYDSDLIIEMHDKYSQIKPNDFEEDLIRSYRPRKRMVKPNKFIETFRNTDFVTKINDKKTWNSEVFSSLDVLLDEMLDPSKT, from the exons ATGTGCCAGTTGTCCTTGCCGCTTGGTAAGATGGAAGTAAACAAGtatttgaaaaagtttaaaCTGCTTTTGGAATACGTCATTGAAGGAAAAGTTGCGTTGAACCAAAGAAATGTGGAAAAACTGCTGCTTTTCTTGGAAGATCAATCTGATAACa gtCCGGGCAAATATCTTTTGGCAACACCATTGTTCTCTGACCTCATATGTGCACTGATTCAAAATTTACCAAATGCAACAACAGCGGTCAAAGTATTTTTCACTGAAATTATAACAATCATATTTAAGAATGAATTGCAgtttaacaaattacaaatgCAAGGATTTCAAAGCGTAGCTATTAAGAATTGTATTTTAGATAATTTAGATACGAATTTTAATTTCCCATGCCCTGTACTACATTTGACTTGTATCAAAATGGCTGCCGCGCAAATATCTCACTGTTCGGGGGTACATCTACTGTTGGAGAATAAAGTTTGGATACCTATATTACGGCCAAATATCCATCAAAAGCCCGGCCGCATTGCACAAGCAGCTTACAAGTTTGTTTCACAGTTAATTTTTAAGCTAAATACTTGTGATATGGAAACAGAATTGATAGAAGTCTTGGAATATGTTGTTAAACCAATTACTACCAGCGAATATCTAGAACTAGAAGTAATAGATCCGAAGACTGACGAAGTTctatctgaaaaaataaaaacattcctGAACGCCTTACTGGTTATATTAATTGACACGGGAGATGTAGAAAACAACCATATTGCAACTTTGTTAAGATCATATTTCCTCATAGATCACGTATTGTGTAACATAATTATTGCAACCCGATTTACCAATatgataacattattaaatgatattggTTTTCGATTAAATTACGCCACGACCagaaaaatgttgtttacaaaCAAAGCAGATGAATTTTGTAACGAAATGAGTGTCTATTACAACAACGTAATATcacaatgtattaaaaaacgaGAAGTGCGAGCCATCACAGACTTTTCAgtgaaatgtataatattttggtttaattttgaaaagacGTATAGGAATAACTCATCTATTAAATTCCCACTAACATTTGAAAGGAATGGTCAAAAGTTTGAACTACCCAACCAACTGATAGTACACATGTCTGAACCGCTTCTCGCTTACGCTTATTTCAACCAGCCCCCTAATAGAGAAAATACCTTTGAACAATTCGTAGATGACTTTATCTTAAAGGTTTCTAAAACAGTGACCGACCATATTATAGCAAGTTGCTATTTAATGAAGACGCTACTCCAGGGGAGCGATTTAAAACGAGTAGCTATCGAAACGACCAAAGAACTATTTCGACTTAAAGGTTATTTGAGCACATCTCAAGCTGGAATAGTTTTTCAAAGCCTGTACCATGCTCTTAACTTGTACATAGTTTCGGACGGAGAAGGCCGACTTATTATAAACGAGAATCCAATAAAGTGTGCGAATGATGAGAAACTATTGACCCTAATCCTAGACCTCACACGCATGTTGCTAATAGAACACAACATATCCTGGTACGAGAACGTTGAAATAGTTAGTCTTCAAGAGGGACTCATGAATCTGTTGAAGCAAAACATCTTAAATTCAAAA CAAATTGTCAAAGCTTTAGATCTGATCGACATCTGCGTGAGGAAGTTCCTTTCGCCCAACATGTCCCTGCTTGTAGAGAGCCAGCAGGACAGCACCCTGAACGAGATAGGAGCGCTCATGAAGACGTACCTGCAACACGATGACTGGGAAGTGAAGGACTCCGCACTCAATTTGCTCCGCAGTTGCACTGAAATTTGTTTCATAA AATATATTCCCCTGCAAAAAGTAATTCGTGAAAACGACTTAATGTTCTTCGCTGCTAATATGGCCTTGGCTGATCCGGAATTCTACGTACAAACCATGGCCCTTAAGTGTTTGACAGCAACGACCAAGATCGAGAGCATTTGGCGAGAAGTTGTCCACAGATATCCTCACATAAAC TTGCATCTTGTCTACATATTAAGAAATAATCCGGAAGGGATGGTGCGGACAGAAGCTGCACGCGTTTTGACCGGGATTTACTCGAATCAGAAGGTGGACCAGAATTTCCAAAAAACCTTATATGAGGTGATGTTGAGTGCCGCGCTGAACGACTTGCATTCAGAAGTACAGTCAGCGGCTTTGGTATTCTGGAACAAATTCATTCAAAAACAACTGGCTCACAGAGGAATGTTCGATGGGAAATTTCCATCTGTTACGTTTTCCaaagaaaagagaaaaattATAACCCTAAACGACCAAGAAATTGAAAGGCAACTGACTTCGATCATGAACGATTTGTCTGCAGCGGGCTGTCTGACGGTTCTCCTCGAGTGTATGAACGAAGTAAACGACATAGAAATCATGCAGCATGCGTATTGTATGTCAAAGAAATTGATAGGAATTCTTGATACATATAAATTTAGGAAAAATGTTGACAACCCTTCGACGACGACACAACCAACTGAAGAAATAAAACAGGAGGAAGACGTAGCCATGGATCTTACATACTCAGCTTCTAGCGACGAGTTAAGGAATCAAGTTATAGAAGGCATATTAAAAACGTACGATAGCGACCTAATAATTGAAATGCATGATAAATATAGTCAAATTAAACCGAATGATTTTGAGGAAGATCTTATCAGAAGCTACAGGCCCCGGAAAAGGATGGTGAAACCGAACAAGTTTATAGAAACATTTAGAAATACAgactttgtaacaaaaataaatgacaagAAGACATGGAATTCTGAAGTCTTTAGTAGTTTAGATGTCCTATTAGATGAAATGTTAGATCCAAGTAAAACTTAA
- the LOC113494751 gene encoding cryptochrome-1, which produces MLGGSVLWFRHGLRLHDNPSLHAALEDRNVPFFPVFIFDGETAGTKLVGYNRMRYLLEALDDLDQQFKKHGGRLIMLKGKPNVVFRRLWEEFGIRKLCFEQDCEPVWRARDDSVKTACKEIGVTCKEHVSHTLWEPDTVIKANGGIPPLTYQMFLHTVATIGDPPRPVSEVDFTGVKFGTLPESFYQEFTVFDKAPKPEDLGVFLENEDIRMIRWVGGETTALKQMQERLAVEYETFCRGSYLPTHGNPDLLGRPISLSPALRFGCLSVRSFYWSVQDLFRQVHQGRLDSTQFITGQLIWREYFYTMSVNNPNYGQMAGNPICLDIPWKNPEGDELQKWVSGRTGFPFVDAAMRQLRSEGWLHHAARNTVASFLTRGTLWLSWEHGLNHFLKYLLDADWSVCAGNWMWVSSSAFEALLDSGDCACPVRLGQRLDPSGEYVRRYVPELARMPVEYIYEPWKAPIDVQERASCIIGKDYPAPVVNHIVAAQRNRNAMQELRNILQKAPPHCCPSSDAEIRQFMWLND; this is translated from the exons ATGCTCGGCGGTAGCGTTCTTTGGTTCCGGCATGGCCTGCGTCTGCACGACAACCCGTCGTTGCACGCGGCGCTGGAAGACAGGAACGTTCCCTTCTTCCCGGTGTTCATATTTGATGGGGAGACTGCTG GTACTAAGTTGGTCGGGTATAACCGTATGCGTTACTTGCTGGAAGCCCTGGATGACCTCGACCAGCAGTTCAAGAAACATGGCGGCAGGCTCATCATGTTGAAGGGGAAGCCCAACGTCGTTTTCCGGAGACTTTGGGAAGAGTTTG GCATCCGCAAGCTATGCTTTGAGCAAGACTGCGAGCCAGTATGGCGGGCTCGGGACGACAGCGTGAAGACAGCCTGCAAGGAGATAGGCGTGACCTGCAAGGAGCACGTGTCGCACACCCTGTGGGAGCCAGACACCGTCATCAAAGCCAACGGGGGCATCCCGCCGCTCACCTACCAGATGTTCTTG CATACGGTGGCGACTATCGGCGACCCGCCGCGACCGGTCTCCGAGGTCGACTTCACAGGCGTCAAGTTTGGCACGCTGCCAGAGAGTTTCTACCAGGAGTTTACAGTCTTCGATAAG GCCCCAAAGCCCGAGGACCTAGGCGTGTTTCTGGAGAACGAGGACATCCGTATGATCCGGTGGGTGGGCGGCGAGACAACCGCGCTCAAGCAGATGCAGGAACGCCTCGCTGTGGAATATGAGACCTTCTGCAG GGGTTCTTACTTACCAACGCACGGCAATCCGGATTTATTGGGCCGTCCAATATCGTTGAGTCCAGCTCTGAGATTTGGATGTCTGTCTGTCAGGAG tttCTACTGGTCAGTGCAGGACCTGTTCCGTCAAGTTCATCAAGGACGTCTCGATTCTACTCAATTTATTACAG gacAGCTAATTTGGCGTGAATATTTCTACACTATGAGTGTGAACAACCCGAACTACGGGCAGATGGCTGGCAACCCCATCTGCTTGGACATCCCGTGGAAGAATCCTGAAGGGGATGAGCTTCAAAA ATGGGTGTCGGGCCGCACGGGCTTCCCGTTCGTGGACGCGGCCATGCGCCAGCTGCGCTCGGAGGGCTGGCTGCACCACGCGGCGCGCAACACCGTGGCGTCGTTCCTCACGCGCGGCACGCTGTGGCTGTCCTGGGAGCACGGCCTCAACCACTTCCTCAAGTACCTGCTCGATGCTGATTG GTCAGTGTGCGCGGGCAACTGGATGTGGGTATCGTCGTCGGCGTTCGAGGCGCTGCTGGACTCGGGCGACTGCGCCTGCCCCGTGCGGCTCGGACAGCGGCTCGACCCCAGCGGGGAGTACGTGCGGCGGTATGTGCCCGAGCTCGCCAGGATGCCCGTCGAATACAT CTACGAGCCATGGAAGGCGCCCATCGACGTGCAAGAGCGCGCCAGCTGCATCATAGGCAAGGACTATCCCGCGCCCGTCGTCAACCATATCGTGGCCGCGCAGAGGAACAGAAATGCTATGCAG